In Sphingobium sp. Z007, one DNA window encodes the following:
- the gspE gene encoding type II secretion system ATPase GspE, whose translation MSEQTQTDAIIPYAPPSRPIDIPYVFARKHGVVMLPIEGDRLTIAVREGSDPRVLLEVRRHLARSFDVIFVEPAQFDRHLSNHYAMEGSAAAMAGSLEVGADELDILAADIPTADDLLDSADDAPAIRLINGIIAEAARQGVSDIHIEPYETGLIVRMRVDGVLRETLRMPPHVAPVVVSRIKVMARLDIAERRVPQDGRIGLTLGGKLLDVRVSTLPSRAGERVVLRILDKENAGITLDLLGMNGVPDRIFREGLSEPNGIILVTGPTGSGKTTTLYAGLRQLNDGTRNILTVEDPVEYAMEGVGQTQVNAKVGLTFAAGLRAILRQDPDVVMVGEIRDRETAEIAVQASLTGHLVLSTVHTNDAVGAITRMRDMRVEPFLLASTLRAVIAQRLVRRLCQSCREPVQADKSASALLGFDPGTIIYRAKGCDACGGSGYKGRIGVFEAIRVDDTIRRLINDGGDESLIARHAFLNAPNLGSAARALVRDGQTTAEEAIRVSRRDVIEAETIADG comes from the coding sequence GTGAGCGAGCAGACGCAAACCGATGCCATAATCCCGTACGCGCCGCCGTCGCGCCCCATCGACATTCCCTATGTCTTCGCGCGCAAGCATGGCGTCGTCATGCTGCCGATCGAGGGCGATCGGCTGACCATCGCGGTGCGCGAGGGCAGCGATCCGCGCGTTCTGCTCGAAGTGCGGCGGCATCTGGCGCGCAGCTTCGACGTCATCTTCGTCGAACCGGCGCAGTTCGACCGGCATCTGTCCAACCATTATGCGATGGAGGGCAGCGCTGCGGCCATGGCCGGATCGCTGGAGGTTGGCGCGGACGAGCTGGACATATTGGCCGCTGACATTCCGACCGCCGACGACCTGCTCGACAGCGCGGACGATGCGCCCGCCATCCGCCTGATCAATGGCATCATCGCCGAAGCCGCGCGGCAGGGCGTGTCGGACATCCATATTGAACCCTATGAGACTGGCCTCATCGTGCGGATGCGCGTCGACGGCGTGCTGCGCGAAACGCTGCGGATGCCGCCCCATGTTGCGCCGGTCGTAGTCAGCCGCATCAAGGTGATGGCGCGGCTGGACATTGCCGAACGGCGCGTGCCGCAGGACGGGCGCATCGGTCTGACGCTGGGCGGCAAGCTGCTCGACGTGCGTGTGTCGACCCTGCCCAGCCGGGCGGGCGAGCGGGTGGTGCTGCGCATACTGGACAAGGAAAATGCCGGGATCACGCTGGATCTGCTGGGCATGAACGGGGTGCCGGACCGGATTTTCCGCGAAGGATTGAGCGAACCTAACGGCATCATCCTGGTCACCGGGCCGACCGGTTCGGGCAAGACGACGACGCTCTACGCCGGACTGCGCCAGCTTAATGACGGCACGCGCAACATATTGACGGTCGAAGACCCGGTCGAATATGCGATGGAAGGTGTGGGCCAGACCCAGGTCAACGCCAAGGTGGGCCTGACCTTCGCGGCCGGCCTGCGCGCCATCCTGCGGCAAGACCCCGACGTCGTCATGGTCGGCGAAATCCGCGACCGGGAAACTGCGGAGATTGCCGTGCAGGCGTCGCTGACGGGGCATCTCGTACTCTCGACCGTCCACACCAACGATGCCGTGGGCGCGATCACGCGGATGCGCGACATGCGGGTCGAACCCTTCCTGCTGGCCTCCACCCTGCGCGCGGTGATTGCCCAGCGGCTGGTGCGGCGGCTGTGCCAGAGCTGCCGCGAGCCGGTGCAGGCGGACAAGTCGGCCAGCGCGCTGCTGGGCTTCGACCCCGGCACGATCATCTATCGGGCCAAGGGCTGCGACGCGTGTGGCGGCAGCGGTTATAAGGGCCGGATCGGCGTGTTCGAGGCGATCCGGGTGGACGACACCATCCGCCGCCTCATCAACGACGGCGGCGACGAATCACTGATCGCGCGCCATGCCTTCCTCAATGCTCCCAATCTGGGGTCGGCAGCCCGTGCGCTGGTGCGTGACGGGCAGACCACGGCGGAGGAAGCGATCCGCGTGTCGCGCCGCGACGTGATCGAGGCGGAAACCATCGCCGATGGCTGA
- a CDS encoding 2OG-Fe(II) oxygenase, translating into MTDLTAAPPAPTATDADPAWIAGHPRIQRVPNRDLTLFIQRGFLDATECAGLIDRIDAKRRPSTIADANGDGYFRTSETCDLDHADPFVAAINARLDAFAGIATSYGEPIQGQRYDVGQEFKAHTDYFDPKGSDYAKYCSMAGNRTWTLMVYLNEPAAGGATRFTKIGKTIHPESGKLLAWNNRDASGAPNPASLHHGMKVRSGVKHVITKWYRERPWG; encoded by the coding sequence ATGACGGACCTGACCGCCGCGCCCCCCGCCCCTACCGCGACCGACGCCGACCCAGCCTGGATCGCCGGCCATCCGCGCATCCAGCGGGTGCCGAACCGCGATCTGACACTGTTCATCCAGCGTGGCTTCCTGGACGCGACCGAATGCGCCGGACTGATCGATCGGATCGACGCGAAACGACGCCCGTCCACCATAGCGGACGCCAATGGCGACGGCTATTTTCGCACCAGCGAGACTTGCGACCTCGACCATGCCGATCCCTTCGTCGCCGCCATCAATGCGCGGCTGGACGCTTTTGCCGGGATAGCGACGTCCTATGGCGAACCGATCCAGGGGCAGCGATACGATGTCGGCCAGGAGTTCAAGGCGCATACCGATTATTTCGACCCGAAGGGGTCTGACTATGCAAAATATTGTTCAATGGCGGGCAATCGCACCTGGACGTTGATGGTCTATCTGAACGAACCCGCGGCCGGCGGCGCGACCCGCTTCACCAAGATCGGCAAGACCATCCATCCCGAAAGCGGCAAGCTGCTCGCCTGGAACAACCGCGACGCATCGGGCGCACCGAACCCTGCCAGCCTCCACCATGGCATGAAGGTGCGGTCCGGCGTGAAGCATGTCATTACCAAATGGTATCGCGAGCGCCCCTGGGGCTGA
- a CDS encoding type II secretion system protein N produces the protein MRVPLGDSIKGVTRRFARDGAGPARGFDWLALIERALLVLLALQLVRLVWAVVVPVGSFGPWEGRQAQILSPGARQALFASFDPFFRTGAPQQTGNGVVTSLALTLYGVRLNEGSGLGSAIIAAPDGVQNSFAVGDEIMPGVLLKAVAFDHVTIDRGGAEEQIFIDQSTPAPEAESAAAQGAGWQSAAPPPPAAPGAGPTVDSLKRDIGFAPRLQNGRVTGLAVTAKGPGFASAGFRPGDIISQINGQPIGSTGDLQALQNQIAPGARLSLTVERGAAVASVNIIVQGQ, from the coding sequence ATGCGCGTGCCATTGGGCGATAGCATCAAAGGGGTTACACGGCGCTTCGCCCGAGACGGGGCGGGGCCGGCGCGTGGGTTTGACTGGCTGGCGCTGATCGAACGGGCGCTGCTTGTCCTGCTGGCGTTGCAACTGGTGCGGCTGGTCTGGGCGGTCGTCGTGCCGGTCGGCAGCTTTGGTCCCTGGGAAGGGCGGCAGGCGCAAATCCTGTCGCCCGGCGCGCGGCAGGCCCTGTTCGCCAGCTTCGATCCTTTTTTCCGCACCGGCGCGCCGCAGCAGACGGGCAATGGCGTCGTCACTTCGCTGGCGCTGACCCTCTATGGCGTGCGGTTGAATGAAGGGTCGGGCCTTGGATCGGCCATCATCGCCGCGCCCGATGGGGTGCAGAACAGCTTCGCCGTGGGCGACGAAATCATGCCCGGCGTGTTGCTGAAGGCCGTGGCGTTCGACCATGTGACGATCGACCGGGGCGGCGCGGAAGAACAGATTTTCATCGATCAATCGACCCCGGCGCCCGAAGCCGAATCTGCCGCGGCGCAGGGCGCAGGCTGGCAGAGCGCCGCGCCACCGCCGCCCGCAGCACCGGGCGCAGGCCCGACCGTGGATAGCCTGAAGCGCGACATCGGATTTGCTCCACGACTGCAGAATGGCCGCGTTACCGGCCTTGCCGTCACGGCCAAGGGGCCGGGTTTCGCGAGCGCAGGCTTCCGGCCAGGTGATATCATCAGCCAGATCAACGGCCAGCCGATCGGATCGACCGGTGATCTCCAGGCTCTACAGAACCAGATCGCGCCCGGCGCGCGCCTTTCCCTCACCGTCGAGCGCGGCGCTGCCGTGGCATCGGTCAACATCATAGTGCAAGGCCAATGA
- the gspG gene encoding type II secretion system major pseudopilin GspG has product MKNLFSTRPMFPGESRGPESDRLCPEPWTPACAGARSSSEERGFTSSRRSAEHGFTLVELMVVIVIIGLLATIVAINVIPATDTARVEKAKADIATIEQALEQYRLDNLTYPAGSDGLQALLNPPASLAQPQRYRRGGYIKKLPDDPWGRAYVYTVPGRKGAFDISSLGADGQPGGDQENADIYSSEI; this is encoded by the coding sequence ATGAAGAATTTGTTTTCGACCCGGCCCATGTTCCCCGGCGAAAGCCGGGGCCCAGAGTCCGATAGGCTGTGTCCAGAACCCTGGACCCCGGCCTGCGCCGGGGCACGCTCATCATCCGAGGAGCGTGGCTTCACGTCTTCGAGGCGTTCCGCCGAACACGGCTTCACGCTGGTCGAACTGATGGTCGTGATCGTCATCATCGGCCTGCTGGCGACGATCGTGGCGATCAACGTCATTCCCGCGACCGACACCGCCCGGGTTGAAAAGGCGAAGGCCGACATCGCCACCATCGAACAGGCTCTGGAGCAGTATCGGCTCGACAATCTGACCTACCCGGCCGGATCGGACGGGTTGCAGGCCTTGCTCAACCCGCCCGCCTCGCTGGCGCAGCCGCAGCGCTATCGCCGCGGCGGCTATATCAAGAAGCTGCCCGACGATCCGTGGGGCCGCGCCTATGTCTATACCGTGCCGGGCCGCAAGGGCGCGTTCGACATCAGTTCGCTGGGCGCGGACGGCCAGCCGGGCGGAGATCAAGAAAATGCGGATATCTATTCCAGCGAAATCTGA
- the gspI gene encoding type II secretion system minor pseudopilin GspI, with translation MGKREAGFTLLEMLVALAVFSLAALALVRLQGVTLRTAADLDSKALGQIVARNLMVDVQTDPIPPSVGEEDGEVDNGGRRWHWSRTVKPTDDARLLQVDLTVDGQPGASPVVLSFVRVAE, from the coding sequence GTGGGTAAGCGCGAGGCCGGTTTCACTTTGCTGGAAATGCTGGTCGCGCTGGCGGTGTTCAGCCTGGCCGCCTTGGCGCTGGTGCGGTTGCAGGGCGTGACGCTGCGCACCGCCGCCGATCTCGACAGCAAGGCGCTGGGCCAGATCGTCGCGCGCAACCTGATGGTCGATGTGCAGACCGATCCGATCCCGCCGTCCGTGGGCGAGGAGGATGGCGAGGTCGATAATGGCGGGCGGCGCTGGCACTGGAGCCGCACTGTCAAGCCGACCGACGACGCGCGGCTGTTGCAGGTCGACCTGACCGTCGATGGCCAGCCGGGCGCATCGCCGGTGGTGTTGAGCTTCGTGCGGGTGGCTGAGTGA
- the gspD gene encoding type II secretion system secretin GspD, with the protein MTRKFLLTAATALALAAPIATPLMAQQTLNVRDADIRAFIQDAARVTGRTFIIDNKVQGKVSVVTDRPLSRSEYFEIVLSTLRANGLVAVPAPGGAYRIQPADGAAGQPSAVGRGASRNSFVTEVFRLRSIDAASALETLRPLVSKEGSVTANRAGNSVVVADYADNIVRIRQVIARIDRDTSATQMVMLKNAGAREIATSLQALVATSGGGENAAPSAATVVPIDSSNAVAIRGDANTVARLAAMARQLDQQAASGTEIRVYWLEHADAEKLLPVLQQLVGQSTSQPVTASTPAASGAPAAQAAAPVAAASSSSSSSGGGISTRGPAIVTRYEGANAIIVAANSDVQRMLGETIRQVDTRREQVLVEAIIVEISDAAAKKLGVQFLLGSTSTGFAASNYSNASPNLLTLAGAYGATQLGTTTTTVVAPDGTRTTTEVQNSGDLASTLQESAISSLTSATGAILGLGGSIGKNGIFGAIINAVKSDTESNLLSTPSVMTLDNQKASILVGQQVPVTTGEALSQNFDNQFRTVQRQDVGIKLEVKPQINTGGAIKLFLRQEVSSVAGPVSNSSSDLIINKREIETTVTVDDGEILALGGLLDDNERKTIERIPLLSDIPGLGELFKSRSKSRTKTNLMVFIRPTILRSKEDAQRLTQQRYGYVRGMQLQRNPDVEPTIDELVRDYMGATPPLPPQPNDSVVAPVAGTPVEVIEPTVRQSSGVVRPVEIPASGERK; encoded by the coding sequence ATGACCCGCAAATTTCTCCTTACCGCCGCCACCGCACTTGCCCTGGCTGCACCGATTGCAACGCCGCTGATGGCCCAGCAGACGCTCAACGTCCGCGACGCCGACATCCGCGCCTTCATCCAGGATGCAGCGCGGGTGACCGGGCGGACGTTTATCATCGACAACAAGGTGCAGGGGAAGGTGTCGGTCGTGACTGATCGACCGCTTTCGCGGTCCGAATATTTCGAGATCGTGCTGTCCACCCTGCGCGCCAACGGTCTGGTCGCGGTGCCCGCACCCGGCGGCGCATACCGCATCCAGCCGGCCGATGGCGCGGCGGGCCAGCCCAGCGCCGTGGGCCGTGGAGCCAGCCGCAACAGCTTCGTGACGGAGGTGTTTCGCCTGCGCTCCATCGACGCGGCGAGCGCGCTGGAAACGCTGCGTCCGCTGGTCAGCAAGGAAGGATCGGTCACCGCCAACCGCGCGGGCAACAGCGTGGTCGTGGCCGACTATGCCGACAATATCGTGCGCATCCGTCAGGTGATCGCGCGCATTGATCGCGATACGTCCGCGACGCAGATGGTGATGCTGAAAAATGCTGGCGCGCGCGAAATCGCGACCTCGCTCCAGGCGCTGGTGGCTACCAGTGGCGGTGGCGAGAATGCCGCGCCGTCGGCCGCGACCGTGGTGCCGATCGACAGCAGCAACGCCGTCGCGATCCGGGGCGACGCCAATACCGTCGCCCGACTGGCCGCGATGGCGCGGCAATTGGATCAGCAGGCGGCAAGCGGCACGGAAATCCGCGTCTATTGGCTGGAACATGCGGATGCCGAAAAGCTGCTGCCGGTGTTGCAGCAACTGGTTGGCCAATCGACCAGCCAGCCGGTGACGGCGTCCACGCCGGCGGCTAGCGGTGCCCCCGCCGCGCAGGCGGCTGCGCCGGTCGCGGCGGCATCGTCGTCGTCCTCGTCCAGCGGCGGCGGCATTTCCACCCGTGGCCCGGCGATCGTCACCCGCTATGAGGGCGCAAACGCGATCATCGTGGCCGCCAACAGCGACGTGCAGCGGATGCTGGGCGAAACCATCCGTCAGGTCGACACCCGCCGTGAGCAGGTGCTGGTCGAAGCGATCATCGTCGAGATCAGCGATGCGGCGGCCAAGAAGCTGGGCGTCCAGTTCCTGCTGGGCAGCACATCGACTGGCTTTGCCGCGAGCAATTACTCTAACGCCTCCCCCAATCTGCTGACGCTGGCGGGTGCCTATGGCGCGACCCAGCTTGGCACGACGACGACCACCGTGGTCGCCCCCGACGGCACCCGCACCACGACGGAGGTGCAGAATAGCGGCGATCTCGCCAGCACATTGCAGGAATCGGCGATCAGCAGCCTGACCAGCGCGACCGGCGCGATACTGGGCCTTGGCGGCAGCATCGGCAAGAATGGCATTTTCGGCGCGATCATCAACGCGGTGAAGTCCGATACCGAAAGCAACCTGCTTTCCACCCCGTCCGTGATGACGCTGGACAATCAGAAGGCGTCGATCCTGGTCGGGCAACAGGTGCCGGTGACCACCGGCGAGGCGCTGAGCCAGAATTTCGACAACCAGTTCCGCACCGTCCAGCGCCAGGATGTCGGCATCAAGCTGGAGGTGAAGCCGCAGATCAACACCGGCGGCGCGATCAAGCTGTTCCTGCGCCAGGAAGTGTCGAGCGTGGCCGGGCCGGTCAGCAACTCCAGCAGCGACCTTATCATCAACAAGCGCGAGATCGAGACGACGGTCACGGTCGATGACGGCGAGATATTGGCGTTGGGCGGCCTGCTCGATGATAATGAGCGCAAGACGATCGAGCGCATCCCGCTGCTATCCGACATTCCGGGGCTGGGCGAATTGTTCAAGTCGCGCAGCAAGAGCCGGACCAAGACGAATTTGATGGTCTTCATCCGGCCGACGATCCTGCGATCGAAGGAGGACGCGCAGCGGCTGACGCAGCAGCGCTATGGCTATGTCCGGGGGATGCAGTTGCAGCGCAACCCCGATGTCGAACCGACCATCGACGAGCTGGTGCGCGATTATATGGGCGCGACGCCGCCGTTGCCGCCACAGCCGAACGATTCGGTCGTAGCGCCGGTTGCAGGCACACCGGTGGAGGTCATCGAACCCACCGTCCGCCAGTCCAGCGGCGTGGTGCGGCCGGTCGAGATACCGGCGAGCGGAGAGCGCAAGTGA
- a CDS encoding GspH/FimT family pseudopilin, translated as MTSARPRSPNAERGFTLVELMVVLTIIGFISAAVVLAIPDPRGRVIEDADRFAARVAAARDEAVVTARPMGLWVSASGYGFQRRDAGQWVALEDKPFVTANWKGGTRALVGKDGRQQIAFDGTGLPTDPLTVTLAREGERVSVSVDMAGKVMVGG; from the coding sequence CTGACCTCCGCCAGGCCGCGTTCGCCGAACGCCGAACGCGGCTTCACGCTCGTGGAACTGATGGTCGTCCTCACGATCATCGGCTTCATTTCGGCTGCCGTCGTGCTCGCCATCCCCGATCCGCGCGGGCGCGTGATCGAGGATGCCGACCGCTTCGCCGCGCGCGTCGCCGCCGCGCGCGACGAAGCGGTCGTGACCGCACGCCCCATGGGTCTGTGGGTGTCAGCATCAGGCTATGGGTTCCAGCGCCGCGACGCCGGGCAATGGGTCGCGCTGGAGGACAAGCCCTTCGTCACCGCCAACTGGAAGGGCGGCACCCGTGCCCTGGTGGGCAAGGATGGCCGCCAGCAGATTGCCTTCGACGGCACTGGCCTGCCGACCGATCCCTTGACCGTCACCCTGGCGCGCGAAGGCGAGCGGGTGTCGGTGAGCGTCGATATGGCGGGGAAGGTCATGGTCGGTGGGTAA
- the gspF gene encoding type II secretion system inner membrane protein GspF, whose product MAEFDYSAIDPAGRERSGSIKAGTIENARAKLDARKMFIVRIEPGAVETARKRANLSLRSPRLSPKELTLFTRQLATLTQVSPLEESLRTIGRQSEQDHVRAIVGKVHGGVMEGRRLADALGAEPKSFPPLYRAMISAGESSGSLPTIMERLSDLMERQAVMRSKVLTAIAYPSVLATFAVFVVAALMIFVVPKVVEQFDTVGQELPLLTRIVMAISAFLAAYWWLLLILMLLAGVGFWRAMKNDRFRYRFDAMMLGLPVLGKLIRDLHAARMARTLSTMVASRLPLMEGLTLTANTVHNRVLRKASDEIVEAIRGGGSLSAALRRAGVFPPLLVYLAASGESAGRLDTMLERAADYLEREFDAFTSTALAMLEPIIIILMGGIVAVIILSILLPILQLQSLTGA is encoded by the coding sequence ATGGCTGAATTCGACTATAGCGCGATCGACCCGGCTGGCCGGGAGCGCAGCGGCAGCATCAAGGCCGGAACGATCGAGAATGCGCGCGCCAAGCTGGATGCGCGCAAGATGTTCATCGTGCGGATCGAGCCGGGCGCGGTCGAGACGGCGCGTAAGCGAGCGAACCTGTCGCTGCGCAGCCCGCGCCTCAGCCCCAAGGAATTGACGCTGTTCACGCGCCAGTTGGCGACACTGACCCAGGTCAGCCCGCTGGAGGAATCGCTGCGCACCATCGGCCGCCAGAGCGAGCAGGATCATGTCCGTGCGATCGTGGGCAAAGTCCATGGCGGGGTGATGGAAGGACGGCGGCTGGCCGACGCGCTGGGCGCGGAGCCGAAAAGTTTCCCGCCGCTCTACCGCGCGATGATTTCCGCGGGCGAAAGCTCCGGCAGCCTGCCCACAATCATGGAGCGGCTGTCGGACCTGATGGAACGACAGGCGGTGATGCGGTCCAAGGTGCTGACCGCCATCGCCTATCCCAGCGTCTTGGCGACCTTCGCCGTGTTCGTGGTCGCCGCGCTGATGATCTTTGTCGTGCCCAAGGTGGTGGAGCAGTTCGACACGGTGGGGCAGGAATTGCCGCTGCTGACGCGGATCGTGATGGCCATTTCCGCTTTCCTGGCCGCCTATTGGTGGCTGCTGCTGATCCTCATGCTGCTGGCCGGGGTGGGTTTCTGGCGCGCCATGAAGAATGACCGCTTTCGCTATCGCTTCGACGCGATGATGCTGGGATTGCCGGTGCTGGGCAAGCTGATCCGGGATTTGCACGCCGCGCGCATGGCGCGGACGTTGTCCACCATGGTCGCCAGCCGCCTGCCGTTGATGGAGGGGCTGACGCTGACCGCCAACACCGTCCACAACCGCGTGCTGCGCAAGGCGTCGGACGAGATTGTCGAGGCGATCCGCGGCGGCGGCAGCCTGTCCGCCGCGCTGCGCCGCGCGGGTGTGTTTCCGCCGCTATTGGTCTATCTGGCCGCCAGCGGCGAGAGCGCCGGGCGGCTGGATACCATGCTGGAACGGGCAGCCGACTATCTGGAGCGGGAGTTCGACGCCTTCACCTCGACCGCGCTCGCCATGCTGGAGCCGATCATCATCATATTGATGGGCGGCATCGTCGCCGTCATCATCCTGTCCATCCTGCTGCCGATCCTGCAGCTGCAAAGCCTGACCGGGGCTTGA